A DNA window from Chryseobacterium sp. MEBOG06 contains the following coding sequences:
- a CDS encoding MarC family protein gives MEIFDGFSIKEIVTSFMVLFAVIDIIGSVPIIVSLQQKFGKIEAGRASITAGAIMIVFLFVGNKILKLIGVDVNSFAIAGAFVIFIIALEMILGIEINKTTEAKAASIVPIAFPLVAGAGTLTTALSLRAEFHDINIICGIILNTIFVYLVLKSAKWLERKIGDATLMILQKVFGIILLAISIKLFTANFAQLVQNYINF, from the coding sequence ATGGAAATTTTTGATGGTTTCTCTATTAAAGAGATTGTTACCAGCTTCATGGTTCTTTTTGCCGTAATCGATATTATTGGCTCAGTTCCTATTATAGTAAGCCTTCAGCAGAAGTTCGGAAAAATAGAAGCCGGAAGAGCTTCCATTACCGCCGGAGCAATTATGATTGTTTTCCTGTTTGTAGGAAATAAGATTCTAAAGCTGATTGGAGTAGATGTAAATTCGTTTGCCATTGCCGGAGCTTTTGTGATTTTTATCATAGCGCTGGAAATGATTCTAGGAATTGAAATCAATAAAACAACCGAAGCAAAGGCTGCATCTATCGTTCCCATCGCATTTCCACTGGTTGCGGGAGCTGGAACGTTAACAACCGCCTTATCTCTTAGAGCTGAATTTCATGATATTAATATTATTTGTGGAATCATACTTAATACAATTTTCGTATATTTGGTGCTGAAATCAGCGAAGTGGTTAGAACGAAAAATAGGAGATGCTACACTAATGATTCTTCAGAAAGTTTTTGGTATTATCCTTTTGGCGATTTCAATTAAATTATTCACCGCAAATTTTGCTCAATTGGTGCAGAATTATATTAATTTTTAA
- a CDS encoding chorismate-binding protein translates to MIYFKLPFDERLQSVDEKNDNTAVNFHSYNGDSQISFNGDIIEIDPFEFNTTSITNESLISNTTSTEAETKEEYGHTLQQVIAVIKENNLPKLVYSRRKIVTDFTVIDYKESFNNLCQSYPNAFRYLFNDGENAWMGAFSEVLGKFNKETHEFETMALAGTLPVSEAWSEKEIEEQKPVTAYIQNILKNYSEHVQQSETYDHISGNIKHLRTDFKTNINPEDLDQLIRDLHPTPAVCGIPKDFCNANIRKYEKYSREFYAGYSKIETQESIQYFVNLRCARLYKNAVHIFVGGGITAQSNPEKEWIETELKSEAILKNLVIS, encoded by the coding sequence ATGATTTATTTCAAACTTCCTTTCGACGAGAGATTGCAGTCTGTAGATGAGAAAAACGATAATACCGCTGTTAACTTTCATTCTTATAACGGTGATTCTCAGATAAGCTTCAACGGAGATATTATTGAAATCGACCCGTTTGAATTCAATACAACTTCTATTACAAATGAATCACTAATCAGTAATACAACCAGTACCGAAGCAGAAACCAAGGAAGAATATGGTCATACACTGCAACAGGTAATTGCAGTAATTAAAGAAAACAACTTACCCAAACTGGTTTACTCGAGAAGGAAGATTGTTACAGATTTTACAGTGATTGATTATAAGGAGAGTTTCAATAATCTATGCCAATCTTACCCCAATGCTTTCAGATATCTGTTCAATGATGGTGAAAACGCATGGATGGGGGCTTTTTCTGAGGTTCTTGGAAAGTTTAATAAAGAAACTCATGAATTTGAAACCATGGCATTAGCGGGAACTCTTCCTGTCTCTGAAGCATGGTCTGAAAAAGAAATTGAAGAACAGAAACCGGTTACTGCTTATATTCAGAATATTCTTAAAAATTATTCCGAACACGTTCAGCAATCAGAAACTTATGATCATATTTCCGGAAATATTAAGCATTTACGGACCGATTTTAAAACCAATATAAATCCGGAAGATCTGGATCAGCTTATCAGGGACCTGCACCCTACTCCGGCAGTGTGTGGTATTCCCAAAGATTTTTGCAATGCGAATATCCGGAAGTATGAGAAATACTCGCGTGAATTCTATGCAGGCTACAGTAAGATCGAAACCCAAGAAAGCATTCAGTATTTTGTAAATCTGCGATGTGCCAGACTTTATAAAAATGCAGTACATATCTTTGTTGGTGGTGGAATTACCGCACAAAGCAACCCTGAAAAAGAATGGATAGAAACAGAACTTAAGTCTGAAGCAATATTGAAAAACCTGGTAATTTCTTAA
- a CDS encoding DUF4932 domain-containing protein: MKKLILIIALILSVSIAAQKNVKIELPESYELGNIILALTEYGQTDPYDVQKIPPYYDEIMTYFKPVKDHPLLQKVNYSRSDWKKFLGFRTDFYAFSFDEKGILKRDYPFNSFGPKEVDENIELINDFVKKSNYRAFFKDHQQFYNTLINNYKEYYYINDTYAFLDKIVGKVTAENTKNYVIAISPLVGGQNCHRDINSSLTVDFPDIGEDLIRGNLKNNIARRILDNHTVFSEIDHGYVNPISDQYSKEITAAFNLNNWDKKSGYPGISSFNEYMTWAVYDLFIREKFPKEKTDSLSTIYHKVNIRRGFIAQNLFSEKVIELYKKNKSLEKLYTPLLQWTKKIGPKISQPSVLDANNSDFEKADLNNMVLRFTEPMKKTSTLQLRLFEYIDKKQTSNTIIVVKNPVWSKDGKEVKFKLDTSYKNFELRFYVYNSMSGFYSQKGILLNPDNFLLLTQ, encoded by the coding sequence ATGAAAAAACTTATCTTAATCATCGCCCTTATCCTTTCTGTTTCCATAGCAGCACAAAAAAATGTCAAAATTGAACTTCCGGAAAGTTACGAATTGGGAAATATTATTTTAGCACTTACAGAATATGGCCAAACAGATCCTTATGATGTTCAGAAGATTCCTCCGTATTATGATGAGATCATGACTTATTTTAAGCCCGTAAAAGATCACCCGTTGTTACAAAAAGTAAATTACTCGCGAAGTGATTGGAAGAAATTTCTGGGTTTCCGAACTGATTTTTATGCTTTTTCATTTGACGAAAAAGGAATACTCAAAAGAGACTATCCTTTCAATTCATTTGGACCAAAAGAAGTAGATGAAAATATTGAATTAATAAATGATTTTGTAAAAAAGTCGAATTACAGGGCTTTTTTTAAAGACCATCAACAGTTTTACAATACCTTAATCAACAATTATAAAGAGTATTATTACATCAATGATACCTATGCTTTTTTGGACAAAATTGTCGGCAAAGTAACCGCTGAAAATACCAAAAACTATGTCATAGCAATCTCTCCTTTAGTAGGTGGACAAAATTGTCATAGAGATATCAATAGTTCATTAACCGTTGATTTTCCTGATATCGGAGAAGATCTTATCCGTGGAAATTTAAAAAATAACATTGCACGAAGAATTCTTGATAATCATACTGTATTTTCAGAAATTGATCATGGCTATGTTAACCCTATCTCAGATCAATATTCAAAGGAAATAACAGCGGCCTTCAACTTGAACAATTGGGATAAAAAATCAGGATATCCTGGTATAAGCTCATTCAATGAATATATGACATGGGCTGTTTACGACTTATTTATCAGAGAAAAATTCCCGAAAGAAAAAACTGACAGTCTCTCTACGATCTATCACAAAGTCAATATCCGACGTGGGTTTATTGCTCAGAATTTATTTTCTGAGAAAGTGATAGAGCTTTATAAAAAAAATAAGAGTCTGGAAAAATTATATACTCCATTGTTACAGTGGACAAAGAAAATAGGACCAAAAATCTCCCAGCCTTCTGTTTTAGATGCCAACAACAGCGACTTTGAAAAAGCGGATCTAAACAATATGGTTTTACGATTCACAGAGCCTATGAAAAAAACATCTACCCTCCAGTTGAGATTATTCGAATACATAGATAAAAAACAAACCAGCAATACTATTATTGTCGTTAAAAATCCGGTTTGGTCTAAAGATGGGAAAGAAGTAAAGTTTAAACTTGATACTTCTTATAAGAATTTCGAACTGAGATTTTATGTATACAACAGTATGTCCGGATTTTATTCCCAAAAAGGGATTTTATTAAATCCTGACAATTTCTTATTACTGACTCAATAA
- a CDS encoding BatD family protein, which translates to MQYKLIYILLTLASVITYGQVNLSMDADKTEYGGKDIVNLTIVLELNGSDLEQQTKFQLPDLSKFNIIGSGSVTNTVIDPATNLLVTQKVSRIALEPKKKGKIKIGSVLVTINNKIYKTEPFEVNVKDIVDKKSLASNVSNDVYLNMEIEDRDVYQDQPTFAVLKVYSRNMDNLRKVKDIRLPQQDNINVHAVSFHKSEIDPSGYANMPSQVLAVFMVFPNEAGYVEVPAVSASVNSYSSKNKIVSNKVKLIVRKLPEGAPECFKNAVGNFNVNVYSASKEKPEAKKPINVIVKVSGEGNLPDMVLPKILASPDYEVYAPKISSKVTPGTTGMKGEILANYVVIPNKSGAISIKTEQFAFFDPENREYVDLGQKTLDVNAFSHDQILEARSTVEKVNEYTNNLLETVNTPVLKTTSLKVKEKSKFHWNILLTNIAILLGLFVAYLLFKTWQKKRTLVRETVPSKPLGSVAETEQEIRELMKTDINDYFGYLENLKDNEEYEKFFVTLDELDQEVRNQYFHGSAGEFKTFLEKYKGSSVAEDYSTMQQKIQMEKYAPVKSQEGLEELLKTIVNLYSQISK; encoded by the coding sequence ATGCAGTACAAATTAATTTACATATTGCTTACTTTGGCTTCCGTAATTACTTACGGACAGGTAAATCTTTCTATGGATGCAGATAAAACTGAATATGGTGGAAAAGACATCGTAAACCTGACCATTGTACTGGAGCTTAACGGGAGTGATCTTGAACAGCAGACCAAATTCCAGCTTCCGGATCTTTCAAAATTCAATATCATAGGCAGCGGCTCTGTTACAAATACTGTAATTGATCCTGCCACTAATTTATTAGTTACCCAAAAAGTATCCAGAATAGCCCTTGAGCCTAAGAAAAAAGGTAAAATAAAGATAGGATCTGTACTGGTAACGATCAATAATAAAATCTATAAAACTGAACCTTTTGAGGTTAATGTTAAAGATATTGTCGATAAAAAATCTTTAGCCAGTAATGTTTCCAATGATGTATATCTGAATATGGAAATTGAGGACAGGGATGTTTATCAGGATCAGCCTACTTTTGCTGTTTTGAAAGTCTATTCCAGAAATATGGATAACCTTAGAAAGGTAAAGGATATCCGTCTTCCTCAGCAGGATAATATCAATGTACATGCGGTCAGTTTTCATAAATCTGAAATAGATCCTTCCGGGTATGCAAATATGCCTTCCCAGGTGCTTGCTGTATTTATGGTATTTCCAAATGAAGCAGGATATGTGGAGGTTCCCGCTGTTTCAGCATCTGTAAATTCTTATTCAAGTAAAAATAAAATTGTTTCCAATAAAGTAAAACTTATCGTTAGAAAACTTCCGGAAGGAGCTCCTGAATGTTTTAAAAATGCGGTAGGAAACTTCAATGTAAACGTTTATAGTGCTTCCAAAGAAAAACCTGAGGCCAAAAAGCCTATAAATGTAATCGTAAAAGTATCCGGAGAAGGTAATCTGCCGGATATGGTACTTCCAAAGATACTGGCATCACCGGACTATGAAGTTTATGCTCCAAAGATTTCTTCTAAAGTTACCCCGGGAACTACAGGAATGAAAGGTGAAATTCTTGCCAATTATGTGGTAATTCCAAATAAATCCGGAGCCATATCCATAAAAACGGAACAGTTTGCTTTCTTTGATCCTGAGAACAGAGAATATGTAGATCTAGGTCAGAAAACACTGGATGTAAATGCTTTTTCCCATGATCAGATACTGGAAGCCCGCTCTACAGTAGAAAAGGTAAATGAATATACCAATAATCTTCTGGAGACCGTAAATACACCTGTTTTAAAAACAACTTCCTTAAAAGTAAAAGAAAAAAGCAAGTTCCACTGGAATATTTTATTGACTAATATTGCGATTCTTTTAGGTTTATTTGTTGCTTATTTATTATTTAAAACTTGGCAAAAAAAACGTACATTAGTTAGGGAAACCGTACCTTCAAAACCCTTAGGATCAGTGGCTGAAACTGAACAGGAGATAAGAGAATTGATGAAAACGGATATTAACGATTATTTTGGTTATCTTGAAAACCTTAAAGATAATGAAGAGTATGAAAAGTTTTTTGTGACGTTGGATGAGCTGGACCAGGAAGTTAGAAATCAGTATTTCCATGGCTCTGCTGGAGAGTTTAAGACTTTTCTTGAAAAATACAAAGGTTCTTCCGTTGCAGAAGACTACAGTACAATGCAGCAGAAAATTCAAATGGAGAAATATGCTCCTGTGAAATCTCAGGAGGGTCTTGAGGAACTTTTGAAAACTATTGTTAATTTATATTCACAAATTAGCAAATAA
- a CDS encoding acyl-CoA thioesterase produces MTTEERIETSETRIFKAVFPNTTNHYDTLFGGTAMQLMDEVAFITATRFARKRVVTVSSDKIDFKKPIPAGTIVELIGRVSYVGKTSMKVNVEIYTEQMYSYEREKAIVGDFTFVAIDEFKKPIQIL; encoded by the coding sequence ATGACGACAGAAGAAAGAATTGAAACATCCGAAACCAGAATCTTTAAAGCGGTTTTCCCAAACACAACCAATCATTATGATACCCTTTTCGGAGGTACTGCCATGCAGTTGATGGATGAAGTAGCTTTTATCACAGCAACACGTTTTGCAAGAAAAAGAGTGGTAACGGTAAGCAGTGACAAGATCGATTTTAAGAAACCTATCCCGGCAGGAACTATTGTAGAGCTGATCGGAAGAGTTTCCTATGTTGGAAAAACGAGTATGAAGGTAAATGTTGAGATCTACACAGAACAGATGTATTCTTATGAAAGAGAAAAAGCAATCGTTGGTGATTTTACATTTGTAGCAATTGACGAATTCAAAAAACCAATTCAGATTCTATAA
- a CDS encoding PaaI family thioesterase, whose product MKGQTKEEILTFINNWGGETLAKTLEIKFIDIDLENETLTAVMPVLPRTHQPFGIMHGGASCVLAETLGSSLSNIFIDGDKYYGVGTNINSNHLRSKKDGEVTATARFIRKGKTMHVSEIEIRDEKGTLINHTTMTNAIIHR is encoded by the coding sequence ATGAAAGGTCAGACAAAAGAAGAAATATTAACATTTATCAATAACTGGGGTGGCGAAACCCTTGCGAAAACCCTTGAGATCAAATTCATTGATATTGATCTCGAAAATGAGACCCTAACAGCTGTTATGCCAGTGCTTCCTAGAACGCATCAGCCTTTTGGGATTATGCACGGAGGAGCCAGTTGCGTGTTGGCAGAAACTTTAGGATCAAGCCTGTCTAATATTTTTATAGATGGAGATAAATATTACGGGGTTGGCACCAATATCAACTCCAATCATCTGAGAAGTAAAAAAGACGGAGAAGTAACAGCCACTGCCCGATTTATCAGAAAAGGAAAAACGATGCACGTGTCTGAGATTGAAATTCGTGATGAAAAAGGAACTTTGATCAATCATACGACAATGACCAATGCTATTATTCACAGATAA
- a CDS encoding 1-acyl-sn-glycerol-3-phosphate acyltransferase — translation MKKLIGKLMLKLLGWKVVLQGDVNNLDRCILVVAPHTHNMEYILGNFAYWSLNKPLKIIIKDAHTKAWYGSIVRGLGGIGIDRTQKNDLVNFVANRFSKENFSLVITPEGTRSWVPKWRKGFYHMALAAKVPIVLAAGDFKRNTVYLGYTIPYERIASVPFSEIMQEIQDYYIKNDIVPKVPANWNPNIMGTGEEKI, via the coding sequence ATGAAAAAGCTTATAGGCAAACTGATGTTAAAATTATTAGGCTGGAAAGTCGTTCTACAGGGCGATGTAAACAACCTGGACAGGTGCATCCTTGTGGTGGCACCCCATACCCACAACATGGAATACATTTTAGGAAACTTTGCCTACTGGTCCTTGAACAAACCATTGAAAATAATTATCAAAGATGCCCATACCAAAGCGTGGTATGGCAGTATTGTAAGAGGTCTTGGAGGAATTGGTATCGACAGAACTCAGAAAAATGATCTTGTGAATTTTGTAGCCAATCGGTTTTCAAAAGAAAATTTCAGCCTTGTGATTACCCCTGAGGGAACAAGAAGCTGGGTTCCGAAATGGAGAAAGGGTTTCTATCACATGGCTTTAGCAGCTAAAGTTCCTATCGTACTGGCAGCAGGTGATTTTAAAAGAAACACTGTTTATCTGGGGTATACTATTCCATATGAAAGAATAGCATCCGTCCCTTTTTCTGAAATTATGCAGGAAATTCAGGATTACTATATAAAAAATGATATTGTCCCTAAGGTTCCTGCCAACTGGAATCCTAATATTATGGGAACAGGAGAGGAAAAAATTTAG
- a CDS encoding PadR family transcriptional regulator has product MNTENTKAQMRKGILEFCILSLINNREMYVSDLIDELKKGKLDVVEGTLYPLLTRLKNGEFLSYRWEESTGGPPRKYYQITEKGKLFLDELQNTWNELTASVNQITQQN; this is encoded by the coding sequence ATGAATACTGAAAATACCAAAGCGCAAATGCGAAAAGGAATTCTGGAATTCTGTATTCTAAGTCTCATCAATAATCGCGAAATGTATGTTTCTGATCTTATTGACGAGCTGAAAAAAGGAAAACTGGATGTAGTGGAAGGGACCCTCTACCCTCTTCTTACAAGACTTAAAAACGGGGAGTTTCTCTCTTACAGATGGGAAGAGTCTACTGGGGGACCACCCAGAAAATATTATCAGATTACAGAAAAAGGAAAACTTTTCCTGGATGAACTTCAGAATACATGGAATGAACTGACAGCCTCAGTGAACCAAATCACCCAACAAAATTAA
- a CDS encoding PspC domain-containing protein produces MNKTLSIGLAGFSFTIEEHAYIKLSDYLNALRSSLDASEADEVMHDIEIRMVEIFRDSLGKREVINDTDVEKVIAQIGSPEKIEEQEEAYFSEKTTPKNNTTGSNYTDKKQLFRDPEKQKIAGVCAGLAQYVGMDITAMRAIWLGVFVLGIFTAAISSSLIGLLYIILWIVLPKAETAADFLKMQGKPMNFDNLKNESNKLVQFANESTQRVGEIYNENKPYINNAGSGIWNVLKYIVGVLLVLMAVGSIIGIFVIFGLFGTGADFPGANKIEFYMGENGLDKVLVAIMILGSLIPAIIFSLLSIKIFSPKTKLRNIGWVLGGIFLLLLGLGAYFGVSMAKKNMIYQGNKEDTENIAINTTSDTLYVDIKQVNIPQNFKAYDDDIYSDKKTVFEEDYISVDVTRKPDIKTPYLIIKKEGEGYNVPVQVTVPVEIIGNKVMLPNFIKYPYEQRFRNYRVDYELVVPQRTIVIPVKKDHISFDGDLNGDGINDNDQDESENHNGIRIEKNKITVNGSSIEYNSDDKDSIIINGKKVPNNQAKKVIDSVASNIKKINKDVDIKIKDGKNEISIQTK; encoded by the coding sequence ATGAACAAGACACTCTCAATAGGACTCGCAGGTTTTTCTTTTACCATAGAAGAACACGCATATATAAAGCTTAGCGATTACCTTAATGCTCTGAGAAGCTCACTGGATGCTTCGGAAGCGGATGAGGTAATGCATGACATAGAAATAAGAATGGTGGAGATCTTCAGAGATTCACTGGGAAAACGTGAAGTGATCAATGATACCGATGTAGAAAAGGTAATTGCTCAGATCGGAAGCCCGGAAAAAATAGAAGAACAGGAAGAGGCTTATTTTTCTGAAAAAACAACACCTAAAAACAATACCACAGGAAGCAATTATACAGACAAAAAGCAATTATTCCGTGATCCTGAAAAACAAAAGATTGCAGGGGTATGCGCAGGTTTAGCTCAGTATGTAGGAATGGATATTACTGCCATGAGAGCTATCTGGCTAGGAGTTTTTGTCTTAGGAATTTTTACAGCGGCTATTTCTTCTTCATTAATAGGACTGCTTTATATCATCCTTTGGATTGTACTTCCAAAAGCTGAAACAGCAGCAGATTTCCTGAAAATGCAGGGAAAGCCTATGAACTTCGATAATCTTAAAAATGAGTCCAACAAACTGGTTCAGTTTGCTAATGAATCTACTCAGAGAGTCGGAGAAATCTACAACGAAAACAAGCCTTATATCAATAATGCAGGAAGCGGGATCTGGAATGTATTAAAATATATTGTAGGGGTATTACTGGTACTGATGGCAGTAGGAAGTATCATCGGAATTTTCGTCATCTTCGGATTGTTTGGAACTGGTGCTGATTTCCCTGGAGCTAACAAAATAGAATTCTATATGGGGGAAAACGGACTTGATAAAGTTTTAGTAGCTATAATGATTCTAGGAAGTTTAATTCCGGCTATTATCTTCAGTTTATTAAGTATCAAAATCTTTTCTCCAAAAACAAAACTAAGAAATATCGGCTGGGTATTAGGAGGAATCTTCCTTTTATTACTTGGGTTGGGAGCTTATTTTGGAGTAAGTATGGCCAAGAAAAATATGATCTACCAAGGTAATAAAGAAGATACTGAAAACATCGCAATCAATACAACATCAGATACGCTTTATGTAGACATCAAGCAGGTGAATATTCCTCAGAATTTCAAAGCTTATGATGATGACATCTACTCTGATAAGAAAACTGTATTTGAAGAAGATTATATCTCTGTAGATGTAACAAGAAAGCCAGATATCAAAACACCTTATCTGATTATCAAAAAAGAGGGAGAGGGATACAATGTGCCGGTGCAGGTAACAGTTCCTGTAGAAATAATAGGAAATAAGGTAATGCTTCCCAACTTCATTAAATATCCTTATGAACAAAGATTCAGAAATTACAGAGTGGATTACGAACTTGTAGTTCCTCAGAGAACAATAGTAATTCCTGTGAAGAAAGATCATATCAGCTTTGATGGAGATCTGAATGGAGACGGTATTAATGACAATGATCAGGACGAATCTGAGAACCACAACGGTATCAGAATTGAAAAAAATAAGATCACGGTGAACGGTTCAAGCATTGAATATAATTCTGATGATAAAGACAGCATCATCATCAATGGTAAAAAAGTTCCAAATAACCAGGCAAAGAAAGTAATTGATTCTGTAGCGTCCAACATCAAGAAAATAAACAAAGATGTGGACATCAAAATCAAAGACGGGAAAAACGAAATTTCCATACAAACTAAATAA
- a CDS encoding tetratricopeptide repeat protein: MNTKIIFLSFILTFSFSGILFGQENYRTLVHEGNQKFDGKDYDGASSKYMEAVKDNDKDFTAHYNMGNALYKSKKYEEAKAEFEKAEKLSQTLPDKAAALHNLGNTYMQMSQPEKAADYYKKALKQNPYSEATRKNYEIAKLKEKEKEQQKNQQDNSGKGGGGNDQNKGEDQKGDKDQKQDQGNGPQNEGKSDQGNNPQQNKNEGRMPKDLENAILDKINEKEKETARRILNKNSYSMPESNEKDW; encoded by the coding sequence ATGAATACTAAAATTATATTTTTATCGTTTATTCTTACTTTCTCTTTCTCAGGCATTTTGTTTGGGCAGGAAAATTATAGGACTTTAGTTCATGAAGGTAATCAGAAATTTGACGGTAAAGACTATGATGGGGCGTCTTCAAAGTATATGGAAGCTGTAAAAGACAATGATAAAGATTTTACGGCCCACTATAATATGGGAAATGCTTTGTATAAAAGTAAAAAGTATGAAGAGGCTAAGGCTGAGTTTGAAAAAGCAGAAAAACTTTCGCAGACCCTTCCTGATAAAGCTGCAGCCCTTCATAATTTAGGAAATACCTATATGCAGATGAGCCAGCCGGAAAAAGCGGCAGACTATTATAAAAAAGCATTAAAGCAAAATCCATACAGCGAGGCAACAAGAAAAAACTATGAAATTGCCAAACTGAAAGAAAAGGAAAAAGAACAACAGAAGAACCAGCAGGATAACTCAGGAAAAGGAGGCGGCGGTAATGATCAGAACAAAGGAGAAGATCAGAAAGGAGATAAAGACCAAAAGCAAGATCAGGGAAATGGTCCGCAGAACGAAGGCAAAAGTGACCAGGGCAATAATCCTCAGCAAAATAAAAATGAGGGCAGAATGCCAAAAGACCTTGAAAATGCGATCTTAGATAAAATAAACGAAAAAGAAAAAGAAACCGCCAGAAGAATTTTAAACAAAAATTCTTATTCGATGCCTGAAAGCAACGAGAAAGATTGGTGA
- a CDS encoding XAC2610-related protein, which yields MKILNHYRNLSAFLLLGPLCFGQYQFEVKNVSKNYNAIIHMENCVDDRCKDRGTVELFDNKNSKIQTFVSDDLIFDLNPDQKAVPGKMIQLSTDQSPVIMEDFNFDGTEDIAVRNGSMGNYSGASYDVYVFNITKMGFVKSKELTELGSGYLGLFETDAKRKRLIATGKSGCCRIFVTEFAVIPNKGLDKVLEREEDMTEEGQIKVTTSEKVKNKWITKTKVYPSDEYNKEK from the coding sequence ATGAAAATTTTGAATCATTACAGAAATTTATCTGCTTTTCTTCTATTGGGGCCCTTATGTTTCGGTCAATATCAATTTGAAGTAAAAAATGTATCAAAGAATTATAATGCGATTATCCATATGGAGAATTGTGTTGATGATCGGTGTAAAGACAGAGGAACTGTAGAACTCTTCGATAACAAAAACAGCAAAATTCAGACGTTTGTTTCCGATGATCTCATTTTCGATTTAAATCCTGATCAAAAAGCGGTTCCTGGAAAAATGATTCAGCTAAGCACTGATCAAAGTCCGGTAATTATGGAAGATTTTAATTTTGACGGTACCGAAGATATAGCAGTAAGAAATGGGAGCATGGGTAACTATAGCGGAGCTTCTTATGATGTATACGTATTCAACATTACCAAAATGGGTTTTGTAAAGAGTAAAGAACTTACTGAACTTGGATCTGGTTATCTGGGCCTGTTTGAAACGGATGCTAAACGCAAACGGCTAATTGCTACAGGGAAATCAGGCTGCTGCAGGATTTTTGTCACAGAATTTGCGGTGATTCCCAATAAAGGATTAGATAAAGTATTGGAAAGAGAAGAAGATATGACAGAAGAAGGCCAAATAAAAGTTACCACCAGTGAAAAAGTAAAAAATAAATGGATTACCAAAACGAAGGTATATCCTTCAGATGAATATAATAAAGAAAAGTAA
- a CDS encoding HD domain-containing protein: protein MKIQKEIDFILAVDALKNVQRRNYNADDSRRENTAEHSWQIVILAQILYPYAKNREDIDLLRVIRMLSIHDLVEIEAGDTFLFDEAGMVGKFDREKISAQNIFGILDEPLRTDFFNLWLEFEEEKTPDAIFACAIDRIMPFILNSYTSGKSWTEAGVTEKQIRNMLENAITRASDEMGEAFELLLNQNLETEKVLK from the coding sequence ATGAAGATACAGAAAGAGATCGATTTTATCCTGGCAGTGGATGCTTTGAAGAATGTACAGAGAAGAAATTATAATGCAGATGACTCCCGGAGAGAGAATACGGCGGAACACTCCTGGCAGATTGTTATTTTGGCACAGATCCTTTATCCATATGCAAAAAACCGTGAAGACATTGATCTGCTGAGAGTGATAAGAATGCTTTCTATTCATGATCTTGTGGAGATTGAAGCAGGTGATACGTTCCTTTTTGATGAAGCAGGGATGGTGGGTAAGTTTGATAGAGAAAAGATTTCCGCACAAAATATCTTCGGAATTCTGGATGAGCCTTTGCGTACAGACTTCTTTAATCTATGGCTTGAGTTTGAAGAGGAAAAAACTCCCGATGCCATTTTTGCATGTGCTATCGACAGAATTATGCCATTTATCTTAAATTCATATACTTCAGGAAAAAGCTGGACAGAAGCGGGTGTTACAGAAAAGCAGATCAGAAATATGCTTGAAAATGCGATCACCAGAGCATCAGATGAAATGGGAGAGGCTTTTGAATTATTGCTGAACCAAAATCTGGAAACTGAAAAGGTATTGAAATAA